ATTTAACTTTATCAGTCGGCAGTATAGCTTTATTAGGTGGTCTGGTCCTACTATTAGCGCCAGCATTTTCACATCAAATTTATGATTGGTTATATGTATTAATCACAAATCATTAATTATAAGTATAAAAATAGAGTAGCTTTTAGCTACTCTATTTTGTTCCCAATTATTTATATTTTAACTCTTTTTAGCAATTGCCTTAATTGCATTTCTACCAGAGAAGATACAGTATCCAGCATGCGTACCAGGTACATTAACGCCGTATGTATCACCGTAAAGAACGGCTGAACCATCGCTACCAATTGCGTACAAGCCTTCAATTGGACGACCTTTAGTATCCAATACTTCGTTATTAACATTAACACGTAAGCCATCACCAGTAGTGTATGCACCAACGCCTAATTCAATTGCGTAAAATGGGCCATCACCATCAACAGGCAACATGTACTTAGCTGGCTTATGGAAGTCAGTATCTTCACCTTTTGCGGCCATCTCATTGTAATGCTTAACGTAAGCTGGCAAGTTTGGCGTATCAATTTCTTTAGCTAATTCTTCAATTGTAGCAGCCTTGTGTAAGAACTTGCGACCATCTTTTTCAGCCTTTTCAATGTCATCACGCAAAGTTGGGTACCGATCTTCTGGTACCATTGGCTTCATTGAGCGTGGATATGACTTGTCGGTAAAGTCATCCAGAATCTTTTGGCTAAAGATACAGAAGACACGTCTTTGCCGGTTCATGGCATTACCTTCATTAGCCCAGTTAACAACACAAGCGGCCTCATCAACAAAACGCTCGCCAAGTTCGTTAACCCACATTTGTGGTTGGTCACAAACTGAACTCCACATTGCTGTTCCCCACAGCTTAAATGCTGGAATAGTGTCATCCTTAAATTGACCACCAAACATCATTGACATTCCAGTGAAGTACTTCTGAGCTCCCAAGTTCCAAGCAAGACGCAGACCATCACCTGTACTCTTACCTGAGTTAACAGGGATTACATTATCTGGATTTTGGTGAGGGGTACTGCCAAATAATTTCTTATCATTCAGGTAGCCACCGGCAGCTAAGACAACGTTCTTGGCATTAACAACCTTAGTTGCACCATCTTCAACTGTTGTCAAAGTTACGGAATAAGTATGATCGGCGTTTGGCTCAACGTCCGTAACTTTAGTCAGTGTCTTAATAACTAGACCCTTACCCTTAGCGTATGGTTCCAAGCCATTATGAATAGCGTCATGGCCCTTACCTTCAAACAAGTGCCAAGTTCTAACACTAGTACCCATGTTGACAACCATCCAGAACTTAACACCACGATCTTGCAGCCAAGAAACATTCTTGCCGGCATTATCAATGTAGCGTTGCCACATTCTGCCGTCACCCTTATAGTGAGAATAATTTAATTCTTCTTCAAGCAGTTCCTTCTTGTCAATTACGGCGTTGTCTTTCTTCTGCAATTCGGAATCAGCAGCAAACACACCTTCAACATAGTTACCAGTACCACCTGTTGTCTTGCCTTTTTCTACTAATAAGGTCTTCAAGTTGTTATCAACAGCTTCAGTTGCGGCAGCAAAACCAGCAAGACCAGCACCAACAATGACAACATCATATTGTTCTTCTGTCATAATTTAATACCTCGTTTTAACAAAAACATGCACAAATTAAATCACCTTTAATCTGCACATGTTATTACTTTTAATTCTTTTTAGCGGTTTGTGCTGCATCAATTCCGGCTAATCTACCCGAAATATATGCAAAGCCTAAAGTTCCACCTTCAAAGTCAACATATGCCTTACCATACATCCCTGAAGCATCAGCACCAGTTACATATAAGTTTGGAACTGGTTCGCCTTCTGGCGTTAAAGCGTGCATCTTTTCATCAATTGTTGCACCACCAAGAGTACCCAAATTACGAGCAATATATTTAACTGCGTAAAATGGTCCTTCTTCAACTGGAACCATCCGCTTAGTATCCGAGAAGAATAAGTCATCTTCACCCGTCTTCTTAGCGTTATTGTATTGGGCAACAGATTTCTTTAAGTTTTCTTTATCAACGCCCATCTTTTCAGCTAACTCGTCAATTGTTTGACCAATAAAGACAACATTGGTTGACTCAAGCTTATTCAACAAGCTAGTAAAGTCTGTCTTTTCATGTTCACGCTTAATATTCTCTTCAGTATCTGTTGGATAATTGAATTCCATGTAGAATTCACGGTGGTTCTTCCACTTGCCATAATGATCTTCAATGGCTACAGTTCCGCCTTCTTTAATCTTGTCAAGCATTGCTTGGTCAAGAATAACAAATTCAGTTTGCTTAGGTTGCTCAGATAATTCTGCACCGTGAACAGCAAAGTCCAAAGCATGAGTTTCACTAGCATAACGTTGACCGCGATTATTTACCCGCAAGTTCGGGAAGTCTGCCAAAGCATTGAGTGGCATCCAACCTGGGCCAACGAGTTTAGCCATTGCACCAATATCTTCATTACTGAATGTTTGCCAGAAGTAGTGGGTTGAACCATTAATATGGTGAGCAGTACCTGCATCCCAAGCCATGTTCAAACCATCACCGGTGTTTTGCAAAACTTGTCCTTGTGTGCTGACATCACCCAAATATTCTTTACGCATTTCTGGGTTGCCACCAAAGCCACCTGTAGCGATAATGACCTTTTTAGCATGAACTTCAAGTTCACTATCATCACCTTGCGCAACAACACCAGTAACTGCACCAGTATCATCTTGCAACAACTTTTTAGCAGCAAAGCCAAAGTACATCTTACCGCCGATTGACTTAAACTTCTCAATCAACTTAGTAATTGCTTTAGTACCACCTTCTTGGTAGCCGTGCAAGGTTGCAGGCATCCCAATATGGTCATAGCTACCACCAGTACCAGCATCAACTAACTTCATGATGGCACCATTTTCGTTCAGCCAGTCAACTGTCTTACCGGATTCATCAATAATCCGACGAACTAAGATTGAGTTCATGTAACCTTGAGAAGCATCCATATATTCGTCATACAGCCACTTCTTAGAAACAACTTGGTTCAAATCTTTTTGTTGTTGACTATCAGCTGCAAACATCCCACCAGCAAAAGTACCAGCACCAAGTGGTGAAATTGTCTTTTCAAGAAGGGCAACACTTACGCCTTCTTGCTTGGCAGCAAGTGCAGCTGCAGCACCGGCAGAACCAGCACCAACAACAGCAACATCGACATCAATTACTTCTTTAGCTGTACTTGAATTTTGCGCACTATTTTCTTTTAATGCTTCAAAGTCAACGTCAGCCTTACTTAAGGCTTCTTTAACACCCTCTAAGATTCCCCGTGAGGTTTCTGAAGCTCCCGATACAACATCGACATCTGCAGATTGCTTTTTCACAATCTTTTGTGCCATCTTATCAAAAGCATTAGCTTGTAAGCTACCTGGGCTGTATTCGTCAAGCGGTGTTACAGCAGTAATCTTATCAGCACTAACCTCAACTTCAAGGTTAATGATACTTTCCTTACCTTGACCTGAGCCAGTATACTTACCCGGCTTATCCGTAATTTTCTTTGTCATAATTAAAATTCCTTTTATTAATTAAAACTATCTGTGGTGTCTTGCAGCGTTAGCATCAGGCAAAATTGCCATTAAAATTGCTGTTACACCAAAAATTGTACCTTGAATGATAAATGTCAACATGAAGTTTGCTCCCGCAATTGATGAAATAATTACAGGTACAATGTATGACAATAATAATGAAATAGTACCAACTAAACCACCGGCAGAACCAGCATATTTAGGCCCGATTTCTGGGAATTGAATTGGTAATGCTTGGATGATTGGTCCTGTAATAGCGCCAAATAATCCACCTAAAATCAAAGCTACTAACAATACTGGACCAACTGGAATGTACCAAGTTGCTGCCATCAATACAGCAGATAACAGAGTTACTAAAATCATAACAGGTTTAGCTTTACCAAATTTTGAAACAATCGCTGGGCCAAACATTGAACCACAAAGACTACCAATAGTAGCAATAGCAGCAACTTGCCCGGCTTGAGCAGGACTCATTCCTTTAGCAGCAAATGCCTGTGGCAAAATTCCAGAAAAGGCCATCGATGCAGCAGTACCACATCCACCACAAATACCAACGATCCAGGTTTTACCACTCTTAGCGGCAACCTTAAAGTAACTTAATGAAGATTCAGGCTTAGCAGCTTGACCGGCTTGCTTAGGAATTTCTTCACCTTTAGGCACATCTCTAACAAATAATACCCAGCAAACAGCTAAAACAAGTAAAACAACTGATGAGAAAATGTAAGCTGCTTGAACACTTGGGAACATTGGTCCAGTAATCTGTGACAACATAATCCCGACACTAGCAGCAGCAAAGAAAATACCCATCGCTGTATTAGTATCTTGCTTGAACCAGATACCAAAGATTTTAATTGTATTAGCATTTAACAGTGCCATATAAACACCGAACATTAACAGCATTATCATTAACGAGATAAAGTTACTAGCCCACAGTCTACCAAAAGCACCGATAACCGAAATTACTAACCCAACAGTAACAACTTTCTTAGCACCATATCTATCTGCTAATGAACCAGCAGGAATACTCAGGAATACGGCAACTAACATTGGTGCCATTAGTAAACTCGAGAATTGAGCTGGTGTAATATGTAATGCTGGCATAATTTGTGTTGCCAAAGCAGAAATTTGGAACTGAACATAGTTGCTAATCGCATCAAGTCCAGCAGCGATTGCCAAGATCACCCAACGGTAACTTGTCAATTTTGGTAATTGTTTTTCTTTCATTATTTAAAATCCCCTTACTTTTAAATAAAAACTAATTTTCAGCGGCGTATTGACCGGCTAAACGTCCGAATGTCTGTGCATGACTGCATGTCAGACCCGGAACTCTGTCTGGGTAACTGCCCCAGAAGAAGCCACCACTGCAGTTCCCTGCTGCAAACAAATGTGGAATTGGCTTACCGTTCTTGTCAATAACTTGCATCTTAGTATTAATCCGCAAGCCATCAAGTGTTGCAAGTAAACGGCCACCGTAGACAACACCGTAGTATGGGCCATGCTCAACTGGGAACAATCTAAATTGTTCCTTACCCAAATCGGTGTCTTCCCCCTTCTTGCACATTTCGTTGTAGCGTTCAACACTATGAACCAAATTATCCTTTGGCATGTGTAATTTTTCGGCTAATTCTTCGATTGTGTCAGCCTTTTGAACCATACCGTCATCAATCCGACGTTGAATTTCAGCTTTGTTTTCCTCAGTGTTATAAATTCCTGGGAAGCCTAAGCGTGAACAGCCTTGCGTATGGAATTGTGCCAAGTGATCCATTGTTTCTTCTGACCAAATTTCAGCTTCCAAATAACCAGGTTGCTTAGCAGCGGCATTGGTATCAAATTGATAAGGTACGCTTTCGTTTTCGAAACGTTCACCGTTCAAGTTAACCTTGAGCAGTGGATAAGCACCCATCCAGAAGTAACCTTGACCCTTAAAATCGATGAGATAATGCTCTTCAGCCTTAGTGCCGACCTTCACAGCACCACGGTCAAAGATGATTTCAGCAGGTTCTTCATCACGAGCTGCGCCAACTTTCAAACCAGCTAAAATACCTGAACCATCATCACGTGGGCCATCAGAATAAACATTCTTCTTGTAGCCAAGTGGATCCCACTTTTGCATTAATTCAGGATTACCACCGTAACCACCGGTACAAATAATGACACCTTTAGTTGCAGCATATTCAGTCTTAGCACCAGAAGCACGATCACTGGTAATAACGCCAGTAACCTTTCCGCTATCGTCAGTTACTAATTCTTCAAGTTTAGTATTGTACTTCAGCGTTACGCCTAGTTCCTTAACCTTATCAATCATCCAGTCACCATAATGAGCCCAATCATTATCTGGAGTTGTTAAGGCTAATTCTGTATTGAAAGCAGTATTAACGATTGTTTCATAATTAGCATCAGGTTGTACTCGTAAAACAGCGTTGTGTGGCTTCATGATATTATCTTCAAGCCAGTTAGCTGTTTCATCAGTGTGATTAGCCCATGTCCAAAGCAAACGTTCATCAACATTGCCTTGATAGAACAAAGTTAAGAAGTTCATTAACTTAGCTTTATCAACCTTAATTCCTGCTCTTCTTTGAGCATTACTATCCAATGCGGCAAAGAATGAACGAAACAAGAACTGTGAACTACCAGACTTGTCAATCAATAATACCTTGGCGCCTTTTTCAGCAGCAGCCATAGCAGCCATAGCGCCGGCATTGCTGGCACCAGCAACAATTACATCATAACTATTTGCCATTTTTCTCCCTCACTTCTTTTAAAATTTTGTTTTTTAATACGCTTTCATAATACTATGAATAACGTGAACTTCTGCACCATATTTAGAATTGAGGATTACCAAATGGAATAGCCAAACTTTTTAAACAGCAAAAAAAGCCTGCCATTGCAATATTTAATTGCATCAAGCAGACTTTTTAAAATTCATCAAAATTGTGTTAATTATTTTACTTAGGAAGAAATTCCATAATTGATTTCTTAAATATTTCGCAAACCTGTTCCAAAATTTTTACATTAGTAAATGATTCCATATAGGCGATGCCATATGGTGAAATTTCATGATAATCAATTGGAATATACTTTGCGCCACTGTTTTGATAATCAGCGATGAAGTTAGGCAAAATGCCATAGCCCCAGCCAGCTTTAACATAAATATCCATTGCCAAAAAGTCCTGTACGAACCTGACATGGCGCATTCCCATTTCTTCAATTAATGAATTTTGGTATTTTATTTGGACGTTCAGTGAACTATTAGGATCTATCAAAAAAATATCCTTCCCCTTTAAATCCTTAAGAGTAATTAACTTTTTTTGCGCTAATTTAGAATCTTCAGGACAAGCTACCACGAAATGCCCCGATATTAACGGCTCGAACTTAACATCATCGACTATGTCAACATCATCACGAGCAATTGCACAAATATCAACATGGTGATTAAGCAATTCACTGATTGAATTATTCAACACAAAAACAAACTGAACATGCAAATTACTGCCTGACTCACGCAATTTTCGCAAAAACAATGGCAAAACTTCTTGCTCTAACGGCGTATCACAAACACCAATGCGTAATAGATTACCAGCATCATTTTTTTGACTCTGTAAATAAGCCACAGTATAGTCCATATCATCTAGAACATTGCGCGCAACATGATAAAAATATCTGCCAGCATTAGTTAAAGAAATTCGGTGATGTGCACGATTAATTAGAGTCACGCCAATAGTATTTTCCAGGTCCTTAATATTCTTAGAAACAGCCGATTGTGAAAAATTTAATTGCTCGGCAGCAATGGTAAAACTGGAATTATCAATAGCCTTAATAAAGCAGCGTAATTGGGTAAAATTCATTTTCATCATCCATTCAACGTATAGTTTTACTTTATTATACGTTAATTTATAAGGCTTTTCATGAAAAGATGAATTTTCAATATAAAAGGGAAGGTATTTTCCCTTCCCTTTTAACTCTTTTTGATGGTCAATCATCTTTTACCCTTATTCGCATCAGGTAAAATCAACATAATAATGATTGTCATTGCAGTAACAATGGCTTCAATCATAAAGTTAGCTGCAAAGCTGCGACCAGCAATAGCTGAAATAAATACTGGTACAAAGTATGACAATAAAGTTGAAGCCATACCAACTATCCCGCCAGCACTACCAGCATATTTTGGTCCAATCTCTGGAAATGAAATTGGCATTGATTGAACAATTGGACCAGTCATTGCACCCAGTAGACCTCCGATAATTAAGTTAATAATTAATGGTGTCCCCATTGGAACATACCAGGTAATAAACATTGAGCATGCAGCAATTGCAGTTACCGAACACATAAATATCTTAGCGTGCTTCAACTTATTAATAATTGTTGGTCCAACCATTGAACCGAAGAAACTACCAACTGTAGCAACTGCGGCCATCACGCCAGCAGAAGCACTCGACATCCCACGCCCCAAAGTAAAGGCTTGGGGTAAAATTCCTGAGTATGCCATTGAGGCAGCCATTCCACAACCACCACACAAGGCTACTAACCAAGTATTCTTACTCTTAATCGCAACCTTAACGTATTTCATTGCCGGCTCTGATGGTGGTACTACCTCACCTTTTGGCGCATCCTTGGCAAACAATGCCCAACAGATTGAAAGAATTAACAAAACTGTTGATGAAAACATGTATGCTGTTTTTACATCAGGAAATAAAGGATTAGTAATCTGCGATAACATAATTCCGATACTGGCTGAGGCAAAGAAAACTCCCATCGCAACATTGGTATCTTGCTTAAACCAGATACCAAAAATCTTAATCGTATTCGTACTCAAAATTGACATATATACGCCGAACATCAATAACATCAGCATCATAGTCACAAAATTATTAGCAATAATTCTACCATAAGCTCCAAGTACAGAAACAATACAACCAACCATCACAACTTTTTTAGCACCAAACTTATCTGCTAGTGATCCCGCTGGAATACTCATCACTACAGCAACTAGCATTGGCGCCATCAATAAACTAGAAAATTGCGGCTGCGTTAAATGCAGTGCTGGCATGATTTTAGTAGCCAAGGCAGAAACTTGAAATTGAATATAATTACTAATAATATCCATTGAAGCTGCCAAGGCCAAGATTACCCAGCGATAATTAGATAATTTGGGCATTTGTTTAACTTCCATCTTTATTTCCTTTCAACTGAAAATTAATTTTTCGCAGCATTTTGGCCAGCCAAACGACCAAAAGTTTGAGCACGACTACATGCAAGTCCAGGAATTCGATCAGGATAGCTGCCCCAGAAAAAGCCACCACTAGCATTTCCTGCTGCGTACAAATGAGGAATTGCATCACCGGCTTCATTGATTACTTGCATCTTGGTATTAATCCGCAAGCCATCAAGAGTAGCTAATAAGCGTCCGCCCATTAAAATACCGTAATATGGTGCTTGATCAACTGGGAACAATCTAGACGGTTCTTTACCAAGTGTCGTATCCTGCTTTTGTGTGCACATCTTGTTGTAGCAACGAACACTAGCAGCTAATTTTTCTGCCGGTAATTGTAATTTTTCTGCTAATTCTTCAATTGTGTCAGCTTTTTGTGCTGTGCCATCATCTAGTCGTCTTTGAACTTCAGCTTTTGCGCCTTCGATATTATAAATTCCTGGCCAGCCTAAACGAGAACATCCCAATGTGTGGAATTGCTCAAGATGGTTCAAGGTCTCATCATTAAAAATGACTGCTTCAAGGTATCCCGGCTGCTTAGAAGCACTATTAATATCAAATTCATACGGTAAACTTTCATTACTAAACCGTTCACCCTTTAAGTTGACCTTTAACAATGGATATGAACCCAGCCAGAAGTAACCAAAGCCGCGATAGTCAATTACATAATGCTCTTTTGCGTTCGTACCTGGCTTAACGCCACCACGATCAAAAATAGTTTCAGCCGGTTCCTCATCGCGAGCAGCACCAACAGCTAATCCAGCTAAAATACCTGAACCGTCATCTCTTGGACTATCTGAATAAACATTTTTCTTTAAACCTAGCGGGTCCCACTTAGCCATTAGCTCTTTATTGGCGCCATATCCTCCTGTACATAAAATCACACCCTTAGTTGCGTGATATTCAGTTGTCGCACCACTTTCACGATCACTAGCAACAATCCCAGTAACAATACCATCTTCAGCCGTAATTAGCTTTTCTAATTTGGTATTGTACTTTAGCGTTACTCCTAGTTCCTTAACCTTATCAATCATCCATGTTCCGTAATGTGCCCAATCAGTATTATCCTTAGTTGCAATAACATTTTCTGTTGGAAAAGCCGTGTTAACAATCGACTCATAATGTGCATCAGGCTCAGCCATAATATGGCCACCATTAGGCTTTAAAATATTATCTTCAAGCCAATTAACCGTATCAGCACTGTGATTAACCCACGTCCATAAGAGACGTTGATCAACATTAGATTGAGCAAACAACGTTAAGAAATTAATTAGTTTTGCTTTATCAATCTTTATGCCCGCCTTTTTTTGAGCGTTAGAGTCAACTGCAGCAATTGAAGAACGGTAGAGATATTGTGAACTCCCCATCTTATCAATTAACAAAACTTTAGCGCCTTTTTCGGCTGCTGCCATTGCAGCCATACCTCCTGAATTGCTTGCTCCAGCAACGATTACATCGTAAGTATTTTCCATACAAATTCCTGCTTTCCTTTAACAACTTCCAATACACTATTAAATTAACATGTGAATTAGTTATCTTAACAAGCTCATTAGAATTTAAGATAACGAAATGGAATGTCTCAGTCGGCCGGCTAGTCTTCCGTGCTTTTTTGGCAAAACAAAAAAAGTATATTGTCAGTCCTACTGGTAAACCAACAATATACTCTTGCTATCTGTAAATTAATTATTAACAGTTGCCTTAATTGCGTCTTTAAATACCTGAATGATTTTTGAAATATCGACATCCTTGGCTACTGAGCCAATATAAGCCAGTCCATAAGGTGGAATTCCAGCATAATCTAAAGGCACATAAACTACGTCTTTATTTTCAAAATCAGCGATAAAATTCGGCAATATGCCTAAGCCAAAATTTGCTTTGACATAAATACCCATTGTAAAAAAGTCCTGCACAAATCTGATGTGTTCAAGTCCAATTTGAGCAATCAACGAATTTTGCATTTGAAAACTAAAGGAATTATTAGGATCAAACATAAATAATTTTTGATCTTTTAAATCAGCCAAGGTTATCTTTTCTTGTTCACTCAAAGGCGAGCCAGCTGGGCAAGCAACCACAAAGCCACCAGGAATTAAAGTTTCAAATTTAACATCCCCTACAACATCAATTGAGTCGCGAGAAATAACACAGACATCGACGCGATGATTAAGTAAAACCGACACAGTATTAGTTAAAATATCCACAAGTTGAATTTCCAACTTACTATCGGCTCGATGCAATTTCTGTAAAACCAGCGGCATTAACCTTTGCTCAAGGGGTGTATTGGAAAAGCCAATACGGATTAAGTCGCCCACCTTATTTTTCTGGCTTTTTAAATATTCACTAGCATAATCCATATCGTCAACTACATTACGAGCAACTTTATAAAAGTACTTACCAGCATTGGTCAGCGAAATTCGGTGATGGCCACGATTAATCAGTGTTACTTCCAGTTCATTTTCTAAATCCTTAATATTCTTAGATACAGCAGGTTGCGTGAAATTCAAAGCCTCGGCTGCAATTGTAAAGCTTGAATTATCCACAGCTTTTACAAAACAATGTAATTGAGTAAAATTCATTTTTGCATTCCTGTTCATAAACATCTTTTATGTTAATTATATACTAAATGTAAGGCTTTTCAAAAAGTTGTTAAATTGTTTGCTTTTTTGCTATAATACAGTTGTGAGTAGTCCTGTTGGTGTCAGAACTTCTTAACATAGGTTTCCGCTTAAAAAGCGGTGACTTAACGATATTTGACTGATAACCGTCTTTGTCTTTGTGAACTAGAGCGGTTATTTGCTTGCTTTTTACAACCATGCTATAATATGGCTGTAAATAAAAAGAAGCCCCGTTGACATCAGGACTTCTTAACATGAGTTTCCGCTTAAAAAGCGGTGACTTAGACAATTAACTGTTAACCGCCTTTGTCTGCTGAACTAGAGCGGTTATTTGTTTGCTTTAAATTTTTTTAAAGCAGCCTTCAAGCTACTAAAAGCATTAACTAAGCTAGTAATTTCAGTAATTAAGCTGACTAATTGCTTAACTACTGTTACCAATACCAAGATAATCACTGCAACAGTTAATCCGAAGGCAATAACAGTATCCATGTGTACCTGACTAATCCTTTCTTTAGGATTCTGAACTTAATAGTTGTTACACCATAAGCACCACTTCCTCAGTTTAGAAATTAGTCACCGCATTCTAGCTTCATCTCATGTTCAATTAATTATAGCAAAATTAGCTGCAAATTTTGCAACTTTCAAAACATTTTTCAAATTAATATTATAAACAATGTAAATTGCTTGTATCAAAAAAGGTGATGAGCTTTTCGTTCATCACCTTTAATTTTTCTATTACTTAACGTGGTTGGCATCTGGCAAAATCGTGATAAAGATCATCGTTGCAGCAGTCAAAACTGCTTGAATACCAAACGTAACCATGAAATTCTGTCCAGCTATTGCTGAAATAATAACTGTAAAGATATATGAAAGTAATAGTTGAATGGTACCAACTAAACCACCGGCACTACCAGCATATTTAGGACCAATCTCTGGAAATGCAGCAACCATGCCTTGCATCAGTGGGCCATTAGCTGCTCCAAAGAAACCACCAATAACCAAGTTCGCCATCATTAATCCGCCCATTGGCACAAACCAAGTAGCAAAAATTGAAATTGCAGCAAC
The sequence above is a segment of the Lactobacillus sp. ESL0677 genome. Coding sequences within it:
- a CDS encoding FAD-dependent oxidoreductase, whose protein sequence is MTEEQYDVVIVGAGLAGFAAATEAVDNNLKTLLVEKGKTTGGTGNYVEGVFAADSELQKKDNAVIDKKELLEEELNYSHYKGDGRMWQRYIDNAGKNVSWLQDRGVKFWMVVNMGTSVRTWHLFEGKGHDAIHNGLEPYAKGKGLVIKTLTKVTDVEPNADHTYSVTLTTVEDGATKVVNAKNVVLAAGGYLNDKKLFGSTPHQNPDNVIPVNSGKSTGDGLRLAWNLGAQKYFTGMSMMFGGQFKDDTIPAFKLWGTAMWSSVCDQPQMWVNELGERFVDEAACVVNWANEGNAMNRQRRVFCIFSQKILDDFTDKSYPRSMKPMVPEDRYPTLRDDIEKAEKDGRKFLHKAATIEELAKEIDTPNLPAYVKHYNEMAAKGEDTDFHKPAKYMLPVDGDGPFYAIELGVGAYTTGDGLRVNVNNEVLDTKGRPIEGLYAIGSDGSAVLYGDTYGVNVPGTHAGYCIFSGRNAIKAIAKKS
- a CDS encoding MFS transporter, with the translated sequence MEVKQMPKLSNYRWVILALAASMDIISNYIQFQVSALATKIMPALHLTQPQFSSLLMAPMLVAVVMSIPAGSLADKFGAKKVVMVGCIVSVLGAYGRIIANNFVTMMLMLLMFGVYMSILSTNTIKIFGIWFKQDTNVAMGVFFASASIGIMLSQITNPLFPDVKTAYMFSSTVLLILSICWALFAKDAPKGEVVPPSEPAMKYVKVAIKSKNTWLVALCGGCGMAASMAYSGILPQAFTLGRGMSSASAGVMAAVATVGSFFGSMVGPTIINKLKHAKIFMCSVTAIAACSMFITWYVPMGTPLIINLIIGGLLGAMTGPIVQSMPISFPEIGPKYAGSAGGIVGMASTLLSYFVPVFISAIAGRSFAANFMIEAIVTAMTIIIMLILPDANKGKR
- a CDS encoding FAD-dependent oxidoreductase; its protein translation is MTKKITDKPGKYTGSGQGKESIINLEVEVSADKITAVTPLDEYSPGSLQANAFDKMAQKIVKKQSADVDVVSGASETSRGILEGVKEALSKADVDFEALKENSAQNSSTAKEVIDVDVAVVGAGSAGAAAALAAKQEGVSVALLEKTISPLGAGTFAGGMFAADSQQQKDLNQVVSKKWLYDEYMDASQGYMNSILVRRIIDESGKTVDWLNENGAIMKLVDAGTGGSYDHIGMPATLHGYQEGGTKAITKLIEKFKSIGGKMYFGFAAKKLLQDDTGAVTGVVAQGDDSELEVHAKKVIIATGGFGGNPEMRKEYLGDVSTQGQVLQNTGDGLNMAWDAGTAHHINGSTHYFWQTFSNEDIGAMAKLVGPGWMPLNALADFPNLRVNNRGQRYASETHALDFAVHGAELSEQPKQTEFVILDQAMLDKIKEGGTVAIEDHYGKWKNHREFYMEFNYPTDTEENIKREHEKTDFTSLLNKLESTNVVFIGQTIDELAEKMGVDKENLKKSVAQYNNAKKTGEDDLFFSDTKRMVPVEEGPFYAVKYIARNLGTLGGATIDEKMHALTPEGEPVPNLYVTGADASGMYGKAYVDFEGGTLGFAYISGRLAGIDAAQTAKKN
- a CDS encoding FAD-dependent oxidoreductase translates to MANSYDVIVAGASNAGAMAAMAAAEKGAKVLLIDKSGSSQFLFRSFFAALDSNAQRRAGIKVDKAKLMNFLTLFYQGNVDERLLWTWANHTDETANWLEDNIMKPHNAVLRVQPDANYETIVNTAFNTELALTTPDNDWAHYGDWMIDKVKELGVTLKYNTKLEELVTDDSGKVTGVITSDRASGAKTEYAATKGVIICTGGYGGNPELMQKWDPLGYKKNVYSDGPRDDGSGILAGLKVGAARDEEPAEIIFDRGAVKVGTKAEEHYLIDFKGQGYFWMGAYPLLKVNLNGERFENESVPYQFDTNAAAKQPGYLEAEIWSEETMDHLAQFHTQGCSRLGFPGIYNTEENKAEIQRRIDDGMVQKADTIEELAEKLHMPKDNLVHSVERYNEMCKKGEDTDLGKEQFRLFPVEHGPYYGVVYGGRLLATLDGLRINTKMQVIDKNGKPIPHLFAAGNCSGGFFWGSYPDRVPGLTCSHAQTFGRLAGQYAAEN
- a CDS encoding FAD-binding protein, with amino-acid sequence MENTYDVIVAGASNSGGMAAMAAAEKGAKVLLIDKMGSSQYLYRSSIAAVDSNAQKKAGIKIDKAKLINFLTLFAQSNVDQRLLWTWVNHSADTVNWLEDNILKPNGGHIMAEPDAHYESIVNTAFPTENVIATKDNTDWAHYGTWMIDKVKELGVTLKYNTKLEKLITAEDGIVTGIVASDRESGATTEYHATKGVILCTGGYGANKELMAKWDPLGLKKNVYSDSPRDDGSGILAGLAVGAARDEEPAETIFDRGGVKPGTNAKEHYVIDYRGFGYFWLGSYPLLKVNLKGERFSNESLPYEFDINSASKQPGYLEAVIFNDETLNHLEQFHTLGCSRLGWPGIYNIEGAKAEVQRRLDDGTAQKADTIEELAEKLQLPAEKLAASVRCYNKMCTQKQDTTLGKEPSRLFPVDQAPYYGILMGGRLLATLDGLRINTKMQVINEAGDAIPHLYAAGNASGGFFWGSYPDRIPGLACSRAQTFGRLAGQNAAKN
- a CDS encoding LysR family transcriptional regulator gives rise to the protein MNFTQLRCFIKAIDNSSFTIAAEQLNFSQSAVSKNIKDLENTIGVTLINRAHHRISLTNAGRYFYHVARNVLDDMDYTVAYLQSQKNDAGNLLRIGVCDTPLEQEVLPLFLRKLRESGSNLHVQFVFVLNNSISELLNHHVDICAIARDDVDIVDDVKFEPLISGHFVVACPEDSKLAQKKLITLKDLKGKDIFLIDPNSSLNVQIKYQNSLIEEMGMRHVRFVQDFLAMDIYVKAGWGYGILPNFIADYQNSGAKYIPIDYHEISPYGIAYMESFTNVKILEQVCEIFKKSIMEFLPK
- a CDS encoding MFS transporter, with amino-acid sequence MKEKQLPKLTSYRWVILAIAAGLDAISNYVQFQISALATQIMPALHITPAQFSSLLMAPMLVAVFLSIPAGSLADRYGAKKVVTVGLVISVIGAFGRLWASNFISLMIMLLMFGVYMALLNANTIKIFGIWFKQDTNTAMGIFFAAASVGIMLSQITGPMFPSVQAAYIFSSVVLLVLAVCWVLFVRDVPKGEEIPKQAGQAAKPESSLSYFKVAAKSGKTWIVGICGGCGTAASMAFSGILPQAFAAKGMSPAQAGQVAAIATIGSLCGSMFGPAIVSKFGKAKPVMILVTLLSAVLMAATWYIPVGPVLLVALILGGLFGAITGPIIQALPIQFPEIGPKYAGSAGGLVGTISLLLSYIVPVIISSIAGANFMLTFIIQGTIFGVTAILMAILPDANAARHHR